The following are encoded in a window of Algiphilus aromaticivorans DG1253 genomic DNA:
- a CDS encoding cupredoxin domain-containing protein: MSPMTLRHLLQPPTMLAAALLFAVAPIASGAEDASPPPEGSAKVDIVDFMRFDPEVLEVTPGTTVVWTNYDGSNHKVTLADGTKSGRLHMESTWSHTFDEPGTYEYHCSMHPRMKGTIEVKAP; the protein is encoded by the coding sequence ATGAGTCCCATGACCCTACGACACCTGCTACAGCCGCCAACCATGCTGGCGGCGGCCCTGCTCTTCGCCGTTGCTCCTATTGCATCCGGGGCAGAAGACGCATCACCCCCACCCGAAGGGTCGGCGAAGGTAGACATCGTCGATTTCATGCGCTTCGACCCCGAAGTGCTCGAAGTAACGCCGGGTACGACCGTCGTCTGGACCAACTACGACGGTTCGAACCACAAAGTCACGCTCGCGGACGGCACCAAGAGCGGGCGTCTGCATATGGAGTCGACCTGGTCCCACACCTTCGACGAGCCCGGTACTTACGAGTACCACTGCTCCATGCATCCGCGAATGAAGGGGACCATCGAGGTCAAGGCCCCGTGA